CTGGCCGCGCGGATCGACACCGGCCCGGAGCTGCGGGAGTGGGTGGCGCCCCGGCGCGTGCCGTTCGTCCGCCAGTCCGGGACGGACGTGACGGTGCCGGGCCGCCCGCGCCAGGCCCTCGCCGAGGAGGCGCGTGCCGTGCTCGCGCTGTGCGACGGCGTACGGCCCGCCCGGGAGATCCGCGCCGCGCTGCCGGATGTGGACGTGTCCGCGGCCTTGGCCGACCTGGTCGCCCGCCGGTGGGTGGTGTGGAAGCTGGAGGTGCCCGCCGGCGCCCGCCCCGAGCGGTACCTGCGGGCCTGGCTGGACCGGGTCGGGGACGCGGAGCTGCGCGCACCCGGACTGGCCGCCCTGGACGCCCTGGAACGGGGCCGGGACCGGGTGGCGGAGGCGGCCGGGCCCGAGGCCCTGGTCACCGCGCTGACGGACCTGGAGGGCGAGTTCGTCGCGCTGACCGAGACCGCCGCCGTACGCGAGAAGGCGGCCGGTACGGCGCCCTGCCGGGCCCTGGTGTACTCCGACTGCCGGCGGGCGGCGACCGCCACCCTGGGGCGGACCGTGCACGAGGCCCTCGCCCCGCTGGACCCGCTGCTGACCAGCGCCGGCTGGCTCACCGCCCGGCTCGCCGACGCGGTGATGGGCCGGGCCCGGGAGGTGTACCGCCGGCTGGCCGCGCAGGGGCCGGTCGACCTGGCCGCGTTCTGGTTCGCCTGCATGCCGATCCTGCACGGCGCCGCCCGTGCGGAATCCGCCGAGCTCCAGCAGGAGTTCCGCCGGCGCTGGGACGCGATCCTGGCGCCGCCGCCGGGCACCCGCCGGGTCAGGCTGCCGCTGGAGGCCGTCGCGGGGCCCGTCGCCGAGCAGTTCGGCGGCCCGGGCGGCGGCTGGACCGCCGCCCGCTACCTCAGCCCCGACATCATGATCGCCGCGGCCGGGGAACAGGCCGTGGCCCGGGGTGACTTCGAGCTGGTCCTCGGTGAACTGCACGTCGCCGCCAACACGTTGGGCGCCTCGCTGTTCGTCCACCAGCACCCGGACGCCGAGGAGCTGCTCGGGCTCACCGACCGGGACCATCCCGGCCCCCGGCTGATGCCGCTGCTGCCCAAGGAGCACCGCTCGCGGCTGTCGGCGCGGATCCGGCACTCCCTGGTCCGCCCCGAGGACTACTACGTCGCCCTCGTCGACTTCACCGCCGATCCGGGCCGGCCCCGTACGGTGCTCAGCGCCGACGTGGCGGTGACCGAACGGGCGGACGGCGAGCTGGCGGTGGTCCTGCCCGACGGGTCCGCGTTCCCCGCGGTGGACGTGTTCTCGCACGTGCTGACCACCCTGGCGATGGACCTGTTCCAGATCCTGCCGGACGCGGCCGACCACTCCCCCCGGGTCACGGTGGACCGCCTCGTCGTGGCCCGCGAGACCTGGCGGCTGCCCCCGTCGGACATGGACTTCGCGGAGGAGAAGGACGAGGCGCGCCGGTTCGTACGGGCCCGGCAGTGGCGGGAGCGGCGCGAGCTGCCGCGGTTCGTGTTCGTGGTGCTGCCGACCGAGACCCGCCCGTTCTACGTGGACTTCGACAGCCCGGTGTACGTCAACATCCTCGCCAAGGCGGTCCGCAGGATGGCCCGCAAGGAGCCCGGGGGCCGGGCCGTGTTCACCGAGATGCTGCCGAGCCCCGAACAGGCCTGGCTGACCGACGACCAGGGCGAGGCGTACACCTCCGAGCTGCGCTTCGTGGCGGTGGACGAGGGCTGAGCGCAGCGGCCCGGCCGCCCCTGTGGAGCGACGCGTACGACGGCGGCGCGCACGGCAGACCGACACCGTGCGGCGCCGCCGTTTGCGCTTTTTACCCCCCGGCGGCTGCGTGCGCGGCTGCGTCTTCTTCCCTACTGACGGATCTCCGCAGCCAGCAGTGTTGAGGAAAACACCGCTTGGAGGCCCACAGTGAAG
The Streptomyces sp. NBC_01296 DNA segment above includes these coding regions:
- a CDS encoding lantibiotic dehydratase; its protein translation is MTDTYVPGGRWRLWDQFALRGAGFAAGGVLRLAPDGLAAAADKFEPGQGPAALAGERWGEFTALFADAQVEVAHTLQEIARMPAFREAVAWQNRPVLGSGITPFLNWTPTAAGRTSMPRQREELVAHYWQRFCVKNDTIGFFGPVGWGRWDLSAQGVRVDAGAPGTGLIAGSEVYFASWAIDALAARIDTGPELREWVAPRRVPFVRQSGTDVTVPGRPRQALAEEARAVLALCDGVRPAREIRAALPDVDVSAALADLVARRWVVWKLEVPAGARPERYLRAWLDRVGDAELRAPGLAALDALERGRDRVAEAAGPEALVTALTDLEGEFVALTETAAVREKAAGTAPCRALVYSDCRRAATATLGRTVHEALAPLDPLLTSAGWLTARLADAVMGRAREVYRRLAAQGPVDLAAFWFACMPILHGAARAESAELQQEFRRRWDAILAPPPGTRRVRLPLEAVAGPVAEQFGGPGGGWTAARYLSPDIMIAAAGEQAVARGDFELVLGELHVAANTLGASLFVHQHPDAEELLGLTDRDHPGPRLMPLLPKEHRSRLSARIRHSLVRPEDYYVALVDFTADPGRPRTVLSADVAVTERADGELAVVLPDGSAFPAVDVFSHVLTTLAMDLFQILPDAADHSPRVTVDRLVVARETWRLPPSDMDFAEEKDEARRFVRARQWRERRELPRFVFVVLPTETRPFYVDFDSPVYVNILAKAVRRMARKEPGGRAVFTEMLPSPEQAWLTDDQGEAYTSELRFVAVDEG